taaaatttaaataaaatgaaatttcaattaatttgtaaattaagttttgacacattttttaatttcaaattaattataaaaaataattatttctatttaaaatattcaaactaaatttcaatatttttttcttaattaaattttttaaaatttaattaaaaaaatataaatattaatttttgcttttttatttttacaattacatttttatatatattttttttattaaaaattaaattctaattaatttttaaacatcataattattttttttttaatttttaagaatttaaaatacaattttatatattttttcattttcaaaaattcaaaaattaattttaatcaatatatttgaaataaaatacataacttgcaaaaaaccaacaacaaataaaaataaattaaataaatattaaaatacgcactaatgcaaaaaaatttgaaaacaaaaatatttttttcaatgtatttAACAACCtccacacatttttatttaaaatttaagtgcttttacacaattttttcaacCAAAAATTCACAATACTGTTAAACATATTAATCGGGTctaagaaataatttaatataagacACTTTTTCcgcacaaaaataataaaatatatcataactataagaaaaaaatatatataaactaatttaaagCATATTGAGcgctaaaaatataattttgaagctcaaacttcataaaaaatatagaaactaCTAATATAAgccttttgtatttttaattttaaaacataaaataaaactaaaactataaaaaagttgcttaaataagttaaataaacaCTACATGTAACAAATtgcttttaacaaatattaaaattaaattttaattttcactgtTAATAAAAAAGCAACACTGAACGATATTAATAACacgatttttgtaatttttttgttttttgaatatttaacaaCTTATTGTTAGCGATTTCGTATGCGATCGTCTCttacaatacaaatatttgtacataacaGCATACagcatacacaaatacatatgtacatacatgaaaCGAAGTacatacaaaacatacatatgtagaccgATTCGAATGTGCAACTAAACTAAATGCAATTTTCATCTAATTATTACCTCACAGTATGTTTTTCGTCTTGATATTGTAGTATAAACGAGTAAATGATTTAAATGAAAACGAGCACGTAATGAAAACATATTGAATTCTACTTAGATgcttacatacacacttacatgcaTACGAATAcagaaaatttgtatgtaaatatttaagaataattatgtaattcaaagcaaatatataaacatgCGAATCGAGCACCGTAAAATATGTAACTAACCCTAGAATTAACAGTAAAATGATCGAAcgaaaatgtaagtaaaacaaaaacaaaactttgttgtaattgtaataTGAAAGCGTATGTATGTAGCGCCAATGATAGCGTGAAGCAGTAAAAAACATTTTGGAAATCAGCAAAAATGCCGCagctacatacaaacatacattgaTAATAtgaaagatataaataaaattgaagcaacaataaagttttgaaaactatataaaaacaCCAATAAactaatgttttatttattggaaaaaatattagtgAACATTAGGGAAGGTCGTTGAGCTGTTCTGTTGAGTGGCGTTAGAGTGCGTGGGTAAAAACCTCTTTAATTTCCAAACATATGGTCagcattttttccaaattctacaaaaaaaaatatttcccagTATTGTCTGAGTATTTCTATAATAAGAGAATTTCCATACATTAACCACAATTAAGTTGtgcaatatttatgaaaattttgtttatatattttttcaagaaattcccagtattttttattttgcgaaattatctgcggtggtaaaatttaaatttccataaCGATTGTGAGAAATTCCGAATCCTATAAAAGTTTTTTACAAGGGAAATTTCCCAGTATTTCCGGagtatttcaataataatagtatTTCCCTACCTTAACcttaattaatataaacaatattaaccaaaatttccatttataattttctgaaaTTCCCAGTATTAaccagtattttttattttgcgaaaTTATCCGCGATGATAAAAACctctaaaaatttccataaGCAATGGGAGAAATTTTTCCGAAATTCTATAAAAGGGGTTTTCAAGAAACATTTCCCAGTATTTTCCgagtatttttataataaaagaattttctaCATTAACGACAAttattttgtgcaatatttaccaaaatttacatatttattatttccaaaaattccctgtattaaccaatatttattttacacaaCAGCTTTAGCAGTAAAATATAATGTTATTTATTGCTTCAGCAttatctataaaaaattatgttctttCTGTCAGTATATTTCAACATTATTCAAGAGCTTTTAACCCCctaatattatcaaaaatttctCTAGCACTattgttcaaaaaaatatgcCAAGGTGTAAATTAGTATTTTACAGAATTGCCTAAAGAGTAGATCTATCAATCTATTGGTATCGGAGTAAAATTTCCTAGCATTATTCAAGAGTTATTACCCACGTAATATTTCCCGGTATTGTTACAGAGTTATGATCATCGTAGTATTTATAAGAAGAACAAGGTATTTTTAGAAtaacatttcaattttttttttcaaaaatcggtataatataaaactttagggatattttgtgaaaaaatgaaAGCTTGAGGTACTCTAACTTATTAATATTAGCAAAATTGCATCTCAGACTAacattaattattataacacATTTCTAAATAATAGCACCGAGATATCAGTTCTTGGTCGAATAAATACTATTTCGGCACTAATAGGATAGGTTGGACTTTTCCGAAAAAGGCaaacacaataatttttaattataatgaaaaaGTTCATTGACTTCAAATTATGGAGAATCCATAACCTTATCAATCACACTacgcttaaatattaaaaaaaaaaatgcaaaatcggACCCTGGAAGCTTCGATTCCCACCATCAAGTGTCTCTCAAACAAGCCATTCGTAAGAGACATGCAAAAGATTTCATCCAGGACTTGGAAAAGTGAATGAATTAAACAGAATATGGAACACAACAAGAAAGTTGACACTTTCATGTAAAATTGTCTTACTATAAAAATGTGTTCCACTTTTCTTTAACAAAAATCCCACATAAAGCACTCTATGCCGTTAGAATATTTAAAGTAGCAAAAGTAAAATAATCTTGATACTCACTTTGATATAATCACACAAGCCATCGCCCTTGAGTTGACCATCGGACTCCGCATACAGTTTCAGTTTATACTTTTGCGTTTGTGGATCACGCATAATCATGCCGCATTTGCCCATCAGCTCGGCGAACTCATCCATAGTAATGTCCAAGGGTAAATTCGAAACATAAACTTTCGTGTTCTGCTCCGGATCCAAATCAAACCAttctaaaaaacaataaagtattGATTACCacatagaaattaataaatttcaatagaCTCACTTGGCGGCTCCTGTGCTTTCCGTTTAATAGCAGGTGCACTCTCGCCATTTGCATTCGCCGCCgccgcttccgcagccgccttTGCCTCCTCAGTCATGCGTTGCAATTCCAATTCTTTCTGCCTTTTCTCTTCCTCCGCTTTAAGTCTGGCCTCCTCTTCCGAGGCACTAGTATTATCTATGAAACCGTAATTCATCTGATAGTGCGCCATAAAGTCATCATCGATCTTCGGAAACCAGGCGTTCTTGCTCTCATCCCAAAAGAACACCGTGCCATCTTTATCGGTGTAAATGCGTTGGCCGTCCTCGTCAATGTCATAGATCACATTCGCTGGATCAGTGGCATTCGATTTTGGATCGCTTGTTTGTGCGCCGCCCGTTTTTGGTATCCACTCCTTTTTCTCCGCATCCCATTTGTAATGCTCCGTTTCGGTTGTTTGTTGCTGCACTTTCGGTATCCACTTTTGCGTTTGACTGCACCATTTATAGTGTTCATTCTCATAGGGATTTTCAGTGGACGTTGTTGCACTCTCAGCTTTGTCCGCATCACAAGGCAACCAATTATTTTCTGTTGTGCTCCATTTGTAGCGTTGGTGCGTATTGGGGTCCGTGTAGATGGCGCTGCCATCGGTTTCATACGTCACATGCTGTGCGTAATTGTCGTCCAACTGCGCTTCAGTAGAAGGTGCCGAAGCTGATGGTTGAGGAGTTTTATCTGCTTCTGTAAATTTTGGATTGTGGGCTTGGTtggattcttcttctttagcaAGCACGGTTTCTTTGTCGTCCTTTTCCATACCAACTTTCGCTCTTTCCACGGCGCTCTCGTTTCGGTGGATTTCAGTGGCACCAACAACATCTGTAGAAACTGTCGCATTGGCTacattttcactttcagttaTCTCTGCGTTTTCACTCTCAATTTTCTCTGCATTTATACTTTCGGAAGTGCTTTGTTCTTGCTCTCGCGTTGTGGAAGCTTCTTCAATTTGTTCTCTTGAGGTAGTTGAAACTATTTCTTCGTGAAGTAAAGTTGTCTTTGGCGCTGCACACGTTGTTGTGGGAGTGCTTTCTGATTTTTCTCTTAACTCGGCAGTCTCACTAGATGCTTCCGGCATTTCTTCCGAATTCTCACTCattttgcattattattatttgactaaaactaaaagaaaatggaaatattatttatattaacaaatagtcgaaaagggaagcgagacgcatttgcaggcaaaaaaagagagaagccaaaatgcgtgagtaagaagagcttgacaagctggccgacagaggtaatgctcgaaaattttacgaaaagatgcggcgactaacagaaggtctCAAGGATCATACTCTTGTAGAGCCCCCAGAGGCGAtatagtgactgatgcccagagcatactaaaattatggagggaaaacttctccagcctgctgaatggcagtgaaggcATAACATCATGAGATGGCGcacccgattctccaatcgatgacgatgaagcggactttccattgcccaaccatggagaagttcaaatagcaattacccgtctgaagaacaaaaagGTAGAGGGGCCGatgaattgccggccgagctattcaaacacggcggcgaagaactgataaagagcagcttctttgtaaaatatggtcggacgaaagcatgccggacgattagaatttaagtgtgctctgcccaaccCACAAAAAGGgataccccacaatctgcgccaactaccgtgggatcagcctcctcaacatcgcgtacaaggttctatcgagcgtatggtgtgaaagattaaagcccacagtcaacaaactgatttgaGCTTATCAATGTAGCTTCAAGCCTAGAAATTTAACAGataagacccgtgaaagaagaatcgacacacaccagaGAAATATTGGTTCAAATTCATTGAACCAATtaagaagaataagaagaaaTTACTTtagtcataaatatattttcattccaTTAATTAACCGttgttttcatttccatttcttGAAGCACTCGTTTCCACATTTCTGCAGCCTATTTCCGGCGGCAGAATGCAAAAAGGCATTAAAAAGTCATTCTCttttaaacacatacatatttcgcAAGGCGCTAACGGTTATTTATTAGCTTGCAAGTCCGCATATTTCTACGCGTGCCTTAGATGCTGTTTTTACAGTTGACCAAAATCGCGTTGGAAAGTACAACTTCCTGTTTTTGAAAGCCAACCCCACATTCCCGGATACATATGCATAGACATATatgaaagtatatacatatcttaaggTCAAAGGGCAAACGAAAGAGAAAACTTGtgccacaatatttattttttcgctgCTAATCATCATTACATTTGACACCACAAGTCACACGCACGAATCCTTTTAAAAACACCCATTATGTTTGCGGGAAAATGCCACACGTTCCACGTTCTAGGAGCTGAAGGTCAAAGCGAATGCTTTTGCacttcacgacttccggtcttagccGTTTGCGTTTATTTTTATCCTTGTGGCAATGCGTGCAGCAGGAGGTGCTTGCGTGCCTGGTCTCCCAGACCAGTAAAGTAAAAACACCAAAAGTGGTAAGAACTTAGTTTGGGTTCTTTATGCTATAAAAGCTGTGGGAAGTTTAAGCAAGTGTCGCGCAGTGACAAACAAATgaattttagctttaatttcaataattcatCGATGTCAATGACCAATTtcttagaaatatatatggtaCGTAAGGGgtcaattaaaaagtttccGGCCTGaaacatagatggcgctactagagTTAAAtccctaaccttcaaaaggcagttgaagcaaaaacttgacgAGATGACGAGTTTCCGAACACTGCCCCAGAGAAATCAACCATAAAGGATTGGTATTTGTgttaagtttagacgtggtgaaatgagcaccgacgACGTTGAACTCCCCAAAATAGTGGTTCCCGATCAAAATATCAAATACTCCACAAAATacttttggatgaccgtaaggcgaagctcatttttgaccaaaaacaacgatgagttgatgattcgaaacagtgtttggagatgttcaagcgtaataaatccGAGTTTGTGCGTCGAAATTGGACAATGGATGTAACATGGCTGCATCATTTCattccgaagtccaatcgagagTCATCCAAATGGACTgacacgatgaacccgctccaaagcgtgaaaAAACGCAATAGTCGACTGGCAAGGTTATGTATTTTGGAATGCGCAttgaataacttttatttagtaCCTTTAAAAATGAAGGACCTTCAACGGCGACCATtcatttgaaggacgaaatcgtcGGAAAAAATCTGTATTTGAAGAAAAGGGTAGTGCTGTTTTAGGTCAGTGGAAACGATAGCAAAAACCAATGAATTGGGCTTCGGATTGCTTCCGTATTCAGCGTATTCTCTAGATCTGGcacccagcgactatttcctgtcctcaaatctcaaaaaaatgctcgctgggaaggaCTTTTCGTCGATTGAAGAGGTGTTTGCCGAAattgaggcctattttgaagcaaagtgtGTTGAAtgtatgttgaataaaaaaacaatttttgccaaaaaatgtgttttactatagTAGGCcgggaacttttcaattgacttgttacaaaagtacatatgtattatatatgtaagtctATATGTGTGTTGGTAAAAATGTTGTTAGTAACGTAAGAATTGTTATTTTAAGCTAGGAAATATCGATCGATGGCTTGGATCAACACAACCACAAAAAGCGCTGACTTCTTGGTCTTAATAAGGTGAAATGTTCGTTTATTGGGCTTTTATTTAGGTGACACGTTGTTTACTTCATACCTAAATTTTTAAGTAGCACAAATTGGGAGCAAAACTTTAAGTATGTTAAGATAATGATTGTTAAGACAGCGAGCGTTCGGTAAACATGTCATAAGAAATATGGTGAGCACAAATATACGAGTGCGGCTTGATATGTTGCGAGCCAGTTCTTCAGTCATTGAAAAAGGAATATGTATCAAGAAAAAGCGAGAACTTCGGCtcctttaaaaccaaaatacgTTCAACAGGTGAATTTTTTTGTAGCatagagaaatataaaaaatcttcaTCTTGTTATTGGAACAGTTTGTATGGTTCATCATGACCAGTCAAAAAACATGGCGACCCATCAAACTAcccttatatttataaattcgaaGTATCCGCATGCATGTGTGGGACATCTTCATACATAATACTTAAGTATCAAAAATCAATCAGCACAGGACAAAGTTCAATGTACTCAATCATTTATTCAACTCCAACAAAATTCCCAAAATGTAAAATTGAACAACGTTAAAACTTTTAGGGGCGAGCGTCTACATAGTGTACTTTTCGACCCAACAAGCgaccaacaacacaaacaaactttAAAACGAAACTGAAACTTTCCAAACAAAAGGAGAAAGCAAATgaagttttatttcatttttcctCATATCAATATGCAGTTCAAGCGGTCAACATCAGGTGGGTCAACAACAAACAAGCATGCATGCCGGCGCTGCTTAAATAACGAGCATTTTTTGTGGACACATTGCACTCAAAGTTGTTGCACATGTATGCACAGGTAAGTCTTTGCATAGGGAAGAACATTACAAGCTACTAATTTGGCAAAACGCCTAAGCTTCCGCATGGAAACTTCATCATGGAAATATATTCCATTTTTATGTACTCTGAGTATATACTTATAGGTGGGccaaaatttaaacatttaaatgcaactttattttattacgaaattcacgttttgtaaagaatgtgtttcgcactCTCCGCTAAATTTGGGTCAACATAATCGGGTTACTGAACGTACatttcgcaacaccatcacccatcttgagacccagcaatcattattggataatattcgaccgaatagaccacgttcagcacgcagtgaagaaattaTAGCAGCCGTAACTGAGAGGGTGCACGAataccgtggagagtcgattcggcgcagttcggtctgacgtatggaacgatttggcGTCGAGATCGTAACTTtttcgtcgagatcttaaactgaAAGAGCAAAAAACACAggttgtgcaagaactgaagccgctcaaccTTTCCAAGTGACATCGcatcgctctatgggctcttgaaaagtttgaaGGAGATCTAACGTTTTCGAGCTAGAATTTTGATCAGATCGTAACTTTTACTTCGAGAGCTTAAACTGAAAGAGCAAAAAACACAggttgtgcaagaactgaagccgctcaaccTTTCCAAGTGACATCGcatcgctctatgggctcttgaaaagtttgaaGGAGATCTAACGTTTTCGAGCTAGAATTTTGATCAGCGATGAGATCCATTTCTGTCTtaataggtatgtaaacaagcaaatttgccgcatttgggacgaagagcaaatTATAGAGAATcgagagctgccatttcattcagaaaaacaatggtttggtgtagtttgtggtGTGCCAGTGAATGTTCTTCGAATGATCTtcaccattaaatttgaagtttctgtgatttttctttaaaaaacgtAGGCAACCTCGAAATGGACCCCCTTTATATTTTAAACGATACGAACCGTTTACGAGTATAATTTTCAACTTGGTCCGAATTCGACTGAGCAGCTCGCGGATATACAAAGAGGTCTAACTGAAAAACTTCTAGAGTGGTTTTATAAAGTTTATTCTACTTTTGAAATCTTTACTCTTTACTTTGAATGATAAGTGTCAGGATAAGTGACTAGTCTTAACGTGGCCACTATTAATCGAATAGTCGACGACTTACGAATATCCGGATAGTGCAAACCGAATATTACTTATTATTCGAATAATACCCTACCCGGTACCAAGAGCTCTACTTTCCACATCATCAAGTGGAACATTTAAGATATCTGACATTGCTTGCCTCGAAATCTCCGCTATTAAAATAGTAATGATCCAACCCTGACCCCATATCAACACAATCGCTGATTTCCTCTTTCAAATAAATACTCCTTCGCAGACCTAGCTATAAATCACGCACCAAACACATAACAATCCGAGCTGTAACGATCATAACCAACAATCATTTCAAGCGATTTTAAAGTTTACCATCGAAGGGTCATAAACATAAGCCACAATAGTTGCATGCGTAAAATAATGGCTCTCAATAATAACCCAGAAAAGTCGTAACTCTTGCTGAAATACATGCATAACGATTATAATGGCAGCCTAGGAATTGTGATTGATTCTAATTGACCACATTGGCACTTGCACTTGGAAGTCTAACAATGAGAAATAGGCTTCTGCTGtcgcaaataaattaaacaaaagtcTGATGAGTGCCACATTTCCATTTCAAAAGACTCGCATGCATTGCCATATTTGTAAAGCTGCATGGATTTTTAACACTTTGGGCATAATAATAGggacaaacaacaaaaatttaatggcAAAAACTTAAAATGATGATAAAATGGTAAAATCAAGGTAATACCGAAGAACCAGTTAGCATTCAGGCTTCTTTGACTAATAGAAAGAAAAGTTACACTACTGATACAGATCATAAATCGGTCGAAACATT
This genomic stretch from Bactrocera dorsalis isolate Fly_Bdor chromosome 5, ASM2337382v1, whole genome shotgun sequence harbors:
- the LOC105222449 gene encoding uncharacterized protein LOC105222449; the encoded protein is MSENSEEMPEASSETAELREKSESTPTTTCAAPKTTLLHEEIVSTTSREQIEEASTTREQEQSTSESINAEKIESENAEITESENVANATVSTDVVGATEIHRNESAVERAKVGMEKDDKETVLAKEEESNQAHNPKFTEADKTPQPSASAPSTEAQLDDNYAQHVTYETDGSAIYTDPNTHQRYKWSTTENNWLPCDADKAESATTSTENPYENEHYKWCSQTQKWIPKVQQQTTETEHYKWDAEKKEWIPKTGGAQTSDPKSNATDPANVIYDIDEDGQRIYTDKDGTVFFWDESKNAWFPKIDDDFMAHYQMNYGFIDNTSASEEEARLKAEEEKRQKELELQRMTEEAKAAAEAAAANANGESAPAIKRKAQEPPKWFDLDPEQNTKVYVSNLPLDITMDEFAELMGKCGMIMRDPQTQKYKLKLYAESDGQLKGDGLCDYIKVESVGLALNILDEYNLRGHKIRVQRAKFQMRGEYNPALKPKRKKKDKEKLQKMKEKLFDWRPEKMRGERSKNEKVVIIKNLFDPIIFEKEVQLILDYQNELREECSKCGTVRKVVIYDRHPEGIAQVNMADPEEADVVIQMMHGRFFGQRKLSAEHWDGKTKYKIVETEAEVQKRLSHWDQYLTNEENEERDAIQKALNEPTVAAAASSNAGETPVQQNELGSDAADTPEVC